CCTGGACGGGCCGCAGGTCGTCGTCGACGACGAGGACGTCGGCGCGCGCGCCCGGCGCGAGCCTGCCGGCACCGGAGGACCGGTCGAGGCCGAGCAGGGCCGCCGGGACCCTCGACGCGGCGGCGGCCGCGACCGGCAGGGGGACGCCCGCCTGCTGCACCGCGAACCGGAGGACGTCGAGCAGCGCGCCGCTGCCCCCCGCGACCGCGCCGTCGACGGTCCGGGCCACCCCGTCCCGCACCTGGATCCCGACGGCACCGAGGACGTGGTCCCCGTCCGGGAGCCCCGCGGGCGGCACGGCGTCGCTGACCAGGGCCACCCGGCCGGGCACGAGCGCGAGGACGGCCGCGACGGTGCCGGCGTCGACGTGGATGCCGTCGGCCACGAGCTCGACGACGGCCGCGTGCCCGGCGGCGGCCTGCAGCGCCGCCGAGGCCACGGAGGAGTC
This genomic interval from Aquipuribacter hungaricus contains the following:
- a CDS encoding amidohydrolase family protein encodes the protein LGHSDADHATAAAAFAAGAGSATHLFNAMRPWGHRDSSVASAALQAAAGHAAVVELVADGIHVDAGTVAAVLALVPGRVALVSDAVPPAGLPDGDHVLGAVGIQVRDGVARTVDGAVAGGSGALLDVLRFAVQQAGVPLPVAAAAASRVPAALLGLDRSSGAGRLAPGARADVLVVDDDLRPVQVWRAGRRHR